One window from the genome of Cherax quadricarinatus isolate ZL_2023a chromosome 14, ASM3850222v1, whole genome shotgun sequence encodes:
- the LOC128699428 gene encoding uncharacterized protein yields the protein MHCKIFLLVLVTGFAVSMEIGDSNTVIPDTWRVREEAPSPIPLNITEEEPARAARQEGTDGGGPGKEEEEDDEEEEEDGETDVPWFVPGCRYYCIWKERPYCCDDGTRDLPPDHNIHEGLACPPMDDHICKKDGIYLATYSIKTARYSGSLPLLKGSPKEQMMCASDGYCREEEKCCPSLCAGRHICLPGLLPLRTTVGIPGLEGVKEDNMEEEADGNVMEEGEEQLPQEDREDEKLMEEDGVNMEEEDKEEEEAMHENEE from the exons ATGCATTGCAAGATTTTCCTGCTGGTCTTGGTGACTGGCTTTGCGGTCTCCATGG AAATCGGGGATTCAAACACAGTGATACCAg ATACATGGAGAGTACGAGAGGAAGCCCCTTCCCCCATACCACTAAACA tTACGGAAGAGGAGCCTGCCAGAGCAGCCAGACAGGAAG GCACTGACGGAGGAGGACCtggtaaagaagaagaagaagacgacgaagaggaggaggaggacggtgAAACTGACGTGCCGTGGTTCGTGCCTGGGTGCAGGTACTACTGCATCTGGAAAGAACGTCCAtactgttgtgatgatggtacccGCGATC TTCCTCCTGACCACAACATCCACGAAGGCCTCGCCTGCCCACCGATGGACGATCATATCTGCAAGAAAGACGGCATCTACCTGGCCACTTACTCCATCAAG ACTGCGAGGTACTCTGGATCGCTGCCGCTGCTGAAGGGGTCACCGAAGGAACAGATGATGTGCGCCTCTGACGGCTActgcagggaggaagagaagtGTTGCCCCAGTTTgtgtgctggcagacacatctGTCTCCCAGGTCTTCTGCCTCTCCGGACAACTGTAGGCATCCCTGGactggagggagtgaaggaggataaTATGGAGGAAGAGGCCGATGGAAATGTGATGGAAGAAGGAGAGGAGCAACTTCCTCAGGAGGATCGCGAAGATGAAAAATTGATGGAGGAAGATGGAGTGAATATGGAGGAAGAggacaaggaagaggaggaagcaaTGCATGAGAACGAGGAATAG